The Bacteroidota bacterium genome contains a region encoding:
- a CDS encoding type I restriction endonuclease subunit R, with translation MAEGTKEIHFEEHIVKYLTNIPQPEFPEYTEKDNSCYDKELCLIPEDLIGFIEDTQGEKIVELYKQYASQTHQKIIDHVANEIKKRKTLDVIREGVKDRGQKFNLVYFKPNHSKTPEHQKGYLKNRLTVIRQLKYSKKNENSIDIVLFVNGLPIVTMELKNALTGQYLHNAIKQYIKDRDPKEPLLEFKRCLVHFAVSTEQVSMCTELKGKGTFFLPFNKELVNQDDNDYATSYLWKDVLRKDSLLDLIQNYANLQINKEKYYDNQTKALREKEKPVLIFPRFHQRRAVQNLLESVRQDNIGNKYLIQHSAGSGKSNTISWLAHRLSDFYQHPDDEKALYNSVIVVTDRRVLDKQIQDNIRQFEQMPGTVEYIDKNKTGQDLKNAIEKGKRVIVTTLQKFPVISDVIAQNKDKTYAVIIDEAHSSQAGESARHLRKALSLEEAESADGEEKDLDDLIADEIKKKGDQGNISFFAFTATPKSKTIELFGTIRNGQKEAFDLYTMEQAIKEGFIKDVLKNYMSWKRYYKLIKRTEINDKEYEKKKTVRLLSSYVDLQDHAIEKKARIMVEHFVSQTQKEIQGKARGMLVTRSRLHAVRFKRKFDDIMREMKLPYGALVAFSGTVTDHEVGQDYTKENMNNLGGKIDITDALKLPQYRILIVANMYQTGFDEPLLHTMFVDKKLGGSSTVQTLSRLNRTALGKDTTMVLDFVNDPEKVQEDFQMYYGSNYMELDDQTDPNSLYDVQHKIEAFNIIYKNDIEAYAKLFFTKGDHKEKLQPILNEVVNRYIAELDEDQKVSIKANIKNFVRLYRFLSQIISFTDVQLEKYYVFLSNLFKKLPASPNALPTEVLEEIDLDSYKLQHQFTTNLELVTSDTAMQGMTPGGDGNKEGDEIEWLTKIIKVLNETYGLDLKEEDKVEFEKMRKNIYANNDLMSFFNTKNSKDNIQDKFNEEIDNELLNFINTKLELYNKLSEDKVNLMFKRLWFNDIYDQRVRGIAK, from the coding sequence TTGGCAGAAGGAACGAAAGAAATACATTTTGAAGAGCATATTGTAAAATACCTTACAAATATACCTCAACCCGAATTTCCTGAATATACAGAGAAAGATAATTCCTGTTATGATAAAGAATTATGCCTTATTCCAGAAGATTTAATTGGCTTTATTGAAGATACTCAAGGTGAAAAGATAGTTGAATTGTATAAACAATATGCAAGTCAAACTCATCAAAAAATTATTGATCATGTTGCAAATGAAATAAAAAAAAGAAAAACACTTGATGTAATTAGAGAAGGAGTAAAAGATCGGGGACAGAAATTTAATTTAGTTTACTTTAAACCAAACCATAGTAAAACTCCTGAGCACCAGAAGGGGTATTTGAAAAACAGGTTAACTGTGATTCGACAGCTTAAATATTCAAAGAAGAATGAAAATTCAATTGACATTGTTCTATTTGTAAATGGCTTGCCTATTGTTACAATGGAATTGAAGAATGCTTTAACCGGGCAATATCTTCACAATGCAATCAAGCAATACATCAAAGACAGAGACCCCAAAGAACCACTTTTAGAGTTTAAGAGATGTCTTGTACACTTTGCAGTTAGCACAGAGCAAGTAAGCATGTGTACTGAGTTAAAAGGAAAAGGCACTTTCTTTTTACCATTTAATAAAGAACTGGTTAATCAGGACGATAATGATTATGCTACCTCCTACTTGTGGAAGGATGTATTAAGGAAAGATTCTTTACTTGATCTTATTCAGAATTACGCCAATCTTCAAATCAACAAGGAGAAGTATTACGACAATCAAACAAAGGCTCTTCGGGAGAAGGAAAAGCCAGTGTTGATATTTCCCCGGTTCCATCAGCGAAGAGCAGTTCAAAATTTATTAGAATCAGTAAGGCAGGATAATATTGGTAATAAGTATTTAATTCAGCACTCAGCCGGTTCAGGGAAGTCAAATACAATTTCATGGTTGGCCCACCGCTTATCCGATTTCTACCAACATCCTGATGATGAAAAGGCACTATACAATAGCGTTATCGTAGTTACCGATAGGCGGGTTTTGGATAAACAAATTCAGGACAATATCAGGCAGTTTGAGCAAATGCCTGGAACAGTTGAATACATTGATAAAAACAAAACTGGTCAGGATTTAAAAAACGCAATTGAAAAAGGGAAAAGAGTTATCGTTACAACACTTCAAAAATTTCCTGTTATTTCAGATGTGATTGCTCAGAATAAGGATAAAACCTATGCTGTAATTATTGACGAGGCTCATAGTTCACAAGCAGGCGAATCAGCCAGGCATTTGAGAAAAGCGCTATCACTTGAAGAAGCGGAATCAGCAGACGGTGAAGAAAAAGATCTTGATGATTTAATTGCAGATGAAATCAAAAAGAAAGGTGATCAGGGCAATATATCTTTCTTTGCTTTTACAGCAACACCCAAGTCTAAAACCATTGAACTTTTTGGAACAATCCGAAATGGCCAGAAAGAAGCATTTGACTTGTATACAATGGAGCAAGCAATCAAGGAAGGTTTTATTAAGGATGTGCTTAAAAATTATATGAGTTGGAAGCGTTATTACAAACTCATTAAACGTACAGAGATTAATGATAAGGAATATGAAAAAAAGAAAACCGTAAGACTTCTTTCATCTTATGTCGATTTGCAAGACCATGCTATTGAGAAGAAGGCAAGAATAATGGTTGAGCATTTTGTTTCACAGACGCAGAAAGAAATACAAGGTAAAGCAAGAGGTATGTTAGTTACCCGTTCAAGGCTTCATGCGGTTCGGTTTAAACGAAAGTTTGATGACATCATGAGGGAAATGAAATTGCCCTACGGTGCTTTAGTTGCCTTTAGTGGAACGGTGACCGACCATGAAGTAGGTCAAGATTATACTAAAGAAAACATGAACAACCTCGGTGGCAAAATTGATATTACGGATGCTTTAAAATTGCCTCAATATAGAATATTGATTGTTGCCAATATGTATCAAACCGGCTTTGATGAACCTTTACTTCACACGATGTTCGTTGACAAGAAATTAGGGGGTTCAAGTACTGTTCAAACTTTAAGCAGGTTAAACAGAACTGCTCTTGGCAAAGACACTACTATGGTATTGGATTTTGTTAATGATCCTGAAAAAGTTCAGGAAGATTTTCAAATGTATTATGGTAGTAACTATATGGAACTGGATGACCAAACAGACCCAAATAGTTTGTATGATGTTCAGCATAAAATAGAAGCGTTTAATATCATCTATAAAAACGATATTGAAGCCTACGCTAAACTCTTTTTTACTAAAGGCGACCATAAAGAAAAGTTACAGCCAATTTTAAATGAAGTAGTGAATCGATATATAGCCGAATTGGATGAAGACCAAAAAGTTTCCATCAAAGCAAACATCAAAAATTTTGTACGCCTTTACCGGTTTCTATCTCAGATTATAAGCTTTACAGATGTACAATTAGAGAAGTATTATGTTTTCTTATCCAACCTGTTTAAAAAATTGCCAGCCAGTCCTAATGCTTTACCTACTGAAGTGTTGGAGGAAATTGATTTAGATAGTTACAAGCTACAACATCAGTTCACAACAAACTTAGAATTGGTAACTAGTGATACTGCAATGCAAGGCATGACTCCTGGTGGGGATGGTAATAAAGAAGGTGATGAAATTGAATGGCTTACCAAAATAATAAAAGTGCTAAACGAAACCTACGGGCTTGATTTAAAGGAAGAGGATAAAGTTGAATTTGAAAAAATGCGTAAGAATATCTATGCTAACAATGATTTAATGAGCTTCTTTAATACCAAAAATAGCAAAGACAATATTCAAGACAAATTCAATGAAGAAATAGATAATGAGCTGTTGAATTTCATCAATACCAAGTTAGAACTGTATAACAAACTTTCTGAAGACAAGGTAAACCTGATGTTTAAAAGGCTTTGGTTTAATGATATTTATGATCAGAGGGTTAGGGGAATAGCTAAGTGA